One genomic window of Halorhabdus sp. CBA1104 includes the following:
- a CDS encoding Hsp20/alpha crystallin family protein, giving the protein MPSKPNPFDEIERLFEQMGRQFESFDPMDVGGSLGGIPVNVRDEGEQFVVTADLPGYDSDDIDVTLPDATTLRISAETESDVTSEENVFVRRERRQQSVSRSVSLPERIAEDETDASYQHGVLTVTLPKEQPDDGGGRTIPVN; this is encoded by the coding sequence ATGCCATCCAAACCCAACCCATTCGACGAAATCGAGCGGCTGTTCGAACAGATGGGCCGCCAGTTCGAGTCCTTCGACCCGATGGACGTCGGGGGCTCGCTCGGGGGTATCCCGGTCAACGTCCGCGACGAGGGCGAGCAGTTCGTCGTCACGGCGGACCTACCGGGCTATGACAGCGACGACATCGACGTGACCCTCCCCGACGCGACCACGCTCCGGATCAGCGCAGAGACCGAATCGGACGTCACGAGCGAGGAGAACGTGTTCGTCCGCCGGGAGCGTCGCCAGCAGTCGGTCAGCCGGTCGGTGTCGCTACCGGAGCGGATCGCCGAAGACGAAACCGACGCCAGCTATCAACACGGTGTCCTGACGGTGACCCTGCCCAAGGAACAACCCGACGACGGCGGTGGACGAACCATCCCCGTCAACTGA
- a CDS encoding serine/threonine protein kinase, which produces MGADPHDGDSGTNRASEPDAQEVLSLVLPSVLDGLGAEARRTRVSAAWTACRLADERPTLGAELADRLVKAADRTPTEPLVRTLSSLHERHPERVGDALRRFDGKVVRAVRKTTSWDFDAELRADGGGAVAAEPKQVVDAPNDGVTVHQRSIPDEPTPPTAPDDSEPDEAAVEHADASIPDAATGDEDTIDPVAERRRRIQAAENSQSFAAVQLVSAFDEVSVIEPPRRGRYGHVLPSKARMEQAEYGIDLLFFDKPGDDATAYGSAVHERLGQWQAADEATGIAAVADYGDHPRPWVATPRTESTLADRDPPELGVALRDARELAAGLAAVTERGLVHGGIDPHDVVYPAAGFESDPAPSLSHLGVMTVIRDYFDPVEYLDPRYAAPEYFDDRFGQIDHATDVYHLGAVIYRLFAGQPPYDGEYATVRESILADGTPVPSDVRPNVPESIDEVVAKAMAPRKLTRFETATQLYRQLKHVG; this is translated from the coding sequence ATGGGCGCCGATCCCCACGACGGAGACTCGGGTACCAACCGGGCCAGCGAGCCCGACGCCCAGGAGGTGCTCTCGTTGGTTCTCCCGTCGGTCCTCGACGGCTTGGGTGCGGAGGCCCGGCGAACCCGCGTCAGCGCCGCCTGGACGGCCTGCCGGCTGGCAGACGAGCGTCCGACCCTGGGTGCGGAACTCGCCGACCGCCTCGTCAAAGCGGCCGATCGGACGCCGACCGAGCCACTGGTCCGGACGCTCTCGTCGTTACACGAGCGCCATCCCGAGCGGGTCGGCGACGCGCTTCGTCGCTTCGACGGGAAGGTCGTCCGGGCGGTCCGGAAAACCACGAGCTGGGACTTCGATGCGGAGCTCCGGGCCGACGGTGGGGGCGCGGTCGCCGCCGAACCAAAGCAAGTCGTCGATGCCCCTAACGATGGCGTCACTGTCCACCAACGATCGATTCCCGACGAGCCCACACCGCCTACCGCGCCCGACGATTCCGAGCCGGACGAGGCGGCCGTCGAACACGCGGACGCCTCGATTCCGGACGCAGCCACGGGCGACGAGGACACGATCGATCCGGTGGCCGAGCGGCGCCGACGGATCCAGGCCGCCGAGAACTCACAATCGTTCGCTGCCGTCCAGTTGGTCAGTGCCTTCGACGAGGTGAGTGTAATCGAACCACCCCGTCGGGGCCGGTACGGCCACGTCTTGCCGTCGAAAGCACGGATGGAACAGGCCGAATACGGGATCGATCTCCTCTTTTTCGATAAGCCGGGTGACGACGCCACGGCCTATGGATCGGCTGTCCACGAACGCCTCGGACAGTGGCAGGCAGCCGACGAGGCGACTGGCATTGCCGCTGTTGCGGACTACGGCGACCATCCCCGGCCGTGGGTGGCCACCCCGCGAACCGAATCGACCCTCGCCGACCGCGATCCCCCGGAACTGGGCGTGGCGTTGCGGGACGCTCGTGAACTCGCCGCTGGCCTCGCCGCCGTGACCGAACGCGGCCTCGTCCACGGCGGGATCGACCCCCACGACGTGGTGTATCCGGCAGCCGGGTTCGAATCCGACCCGGCCCCGAGTCTTTCCCATCTCGGGGTGATGACTGTCATTCGGGACTACTTCGATCCCGTCGAGTACCTCGATCCGCGCTACGCCGCTCCCGAGTATTTCGACGATCGGTTCGGCCAGATCGATCACGCCACAGACGTCTATCACCTCGGAGCGGTGATCTACCGACTGTTCGCGGGCCAGCCGCCCTACGATGGCGAGTACGCGACCGTCCGGGAATCGATTCTCGCGGACGGGACGCCGGTCCCCAGTGACGTCCGGCCGAACGTGCCCGAATCCATCGACGAGGTGGTTGCAAAAGCGATGGCACCACGGAAGCTCACCCGCTTCGAGACGGCGACCCAGTTGTATCGCCAGTTGAAACACGTCGGGTGA
- the pheA gene encoding prephenate dehydratase produces the protein MRTLTLGPAGTYSHRAASAVSESVEFTESVATIVETVSSGEYDRGVIPIENSIEGSVTESLDSLTDSEVAVVGEVITPIRHALLAQDEAFETVASHAQALAQCRGYLADTYPGAELEAVASTARGVAHAREDPTIAAIGHPDNAEEDLSVLAEDIQDRSSNATRFFVIAGPKERSTEGGKTSLIVYPNVDYPGLLLELLEPFAERDVNLSRLESRPSGERLGDYLFHIDVEAGLYEHRLQDALEDIEELASEGWVRRLGSYDTQHVVE, from the coding sequence ATGCGAACGCTCACGCTGGGGCCAGCAGGCACCTACTCCCACCGAGCTGCCTCGGCAGTCTCGGAGTCAGTCGAGTTCACCGAATCGGTCGCGACAATCGTCGAGACCGTTTCGAGCGGGGAGTACGACCGTGGCGTCATTCCCATCGAGAACAGCATCGAGGGCAGCGTCACCGAATCGCTCGACAGCCTGACCGACTCGGAGGTGGCAGTCGTCGGCGAGGTCATCACGCCGATCCGCCACGCACTACTCGCCCAGGACGAGGCCTTCGAGACGGTCGCCAGCCACGCCCAGGCGCTGGCCCAATGTCGTGGCTATCTGGCCGATACCTACCCGGGAGCCGAGTTAGAAGCGGTCGCCAGCACCGCCCGCGGCGTCGCACACGCCCGGGAAGACCCGACGATCGCGGCCATCGGCCACCCCGACAACGCCGAGGAAGACCTGTCGGTACTGGCCGAAGACATCCAGGATCGATCCTCGAATGCGACCCGGTTTTTCGTCATCGCCGGCCCCAAGGAGCGCTCGACCGAGGGCGGCAAGACCTCCCTGATCGTCTACCCCAACGTCGACTATCCCGGTCTTCTGTTGGAACTGCTGGAGCCCTTCGCCGAGCGGGACGTCAACCTCTCGCGGTTGGAATCCCGGCCCAGCGGCGAGCGACTGGGCGACTATCTGTTCCACATCGACGTCGAAGCCGGGCTGTACGAACACCGGCTACAGGACGCACTGGAGGACATCGAGGAACTGGCCAGCGAGGGGTGGGTGCGACGACTCGGCTCGTACGATACCCAGCACGTCGTGGAGTAG
- a CDS encoding VWA domain-containing protein: MTIMLVTAGLPLGAMATDTTPASSSGAAASESPAQSETFDGPPVVAKYKAVQAIENLSADSGRQVSAKDRAVERVNESFAHYVGPVRVDDQQVFIADANAVRALAAFAGSNESQRVNRIVRTITSADNTSARQVIEDAENALEAAEGDLGPGSENSAEAHIDNARRQLDRAQRLRERAADRTGEKRIRKTARAVRTYGIATNQALVALKQLDRETSPQVTLTRRADPIRNGSTTTQYTLVGRVVDPTGLDEVNLTATINDDRTVPIRLRGGYANASFATTINLTDRVNTIDVTVVEGRDTTSQRDNGKQKQKGKDKQKKKNKQKDKDKQSGNSDDQTGQETRTSAVVLRLDGDGLPDTYEENVTGTDPLDPDSDSTLTEANEADNGTIDAYEDFDEDGLTTLRERELSTDPLESDTDGDGLPDGFEQYVTGTDPLEADTDGDGTPDGEADPDDDGLTNVEEYEAETSPQYADIDRDGLTDPQELANGTNPWQADTDDDGLDDGVEPTDPFNTDPLDPDTDDDGVLDGNETYTTTARNESVGAEVELTGQGNVAGGVTVAEQTERFAQGDRVANMSVSEIVEIESAADFESANVTIEYDDSLPAASNESDLMVVTYDREKQLYVPLNSTIDAANNTVTAETEHFSTFAVFSISNWASDISAKRPANRSKSGDNGSIQPVDVQFIIDSSGSMDWNDPQEFRKQAAKEFVGALVEGDRAGVVDFDGDAHVAQQLTTDFGAVNVTIEQLDAQGGTNIGSGVGRANQHFATASNDSRAKVAILLTDGQGSGGLAQAQTAADQGITIHTIGFGGADGSKLSEIAEITGGTYNYVSDASELPNVFSRVAEEVEPQDSDGDGLPDSLETNGIPIGHTGYGSTHVETNPDAQHSDDDGLTDGEEVGTYREETFSFAVNEQSRTQVAQYYELQSNPALNDSDDDGLTDLQENSSWKIQTINKSGRAYRWAGSVEQDPTGIIWVSSDPMVKDTDGDGLNDSEEKEYTHTDPEQRLTYTIAGEPRGLVTDIKNGDQPVVDRPDYRNYNTQTRHFYEASYSLLNLQRPDSPLTDATADYDFVTDGLAPQAGDGTYSVTEAWEKLTFTALDGTTRTDVAMPNAVEVKHDLDPWDPDSDDDGLTDGQEHNWLTHVPADTPPVRSGYSVQHEVKHDRTLDLDPAKNDTDGDGYWDGWIGVHGVGYSENVILYREHLQSGNGIEGDERVDEQVGIHEVESDDPGARLIANGPKYHSNVHIGELHWRDYDPSQTADPTDPASTPDPSLDVEVDRYVDADSTALDVLDDAEQNYALYGMDVDFHVDQTDIDDDDLTESTLRCYGLYGATNCVEEENDYTPPISLTDAQWIEREYHDNQSRAYMFVTTEGGENPLPKIKDFSGRQGIASTDGSDWAWGQIEGFGFGTLVLTDDHTGSSTPTDTHLQKTIVHETGHLLGAGRADDGDRPFNIPNEVYSGKPGDDTEENVELEGDARTQWSVMSGGWNEYIGNHPMNERYIAFSVEELMTIEFENIDSIGG; this comes from the coding sequence ATGACAATTATGCTCGTGACGGCGGGACTCCCGCTCGGGGCGATGGCGACAGACACGACGCCGGCGTCATCGTCGGGTGCAGCCGCCAGTGAGTCGCCGGCCCAATCCGAGACGTTCGACGGGCCGCCAGTCGTCGCGAAATACAAGGCGGTGCAAGCGATCGAGAATCTCTCGGCCGACAGCGGCCGGCAAGTCTCGGCCAAAGACCGGGCGGTCGAGCGAGTCAACGAGTCGTTCGCCCACTACGTCGGGCCCGTTCGCGTCGACGACCAGCAGGTGTTCATCGCCGACGCCAACGCCGTACGAGCGCTGGCCGCCTTCGCTGGATCAAACGAAAGTCAGCGCGTCAATCGCATCGTCCGCACCATCACCAGCGCGGACAACACCTCCGCACGGCAGGTGATCGAAGATGCCGAGAACGCCCTCGAGGCGGCCGAGGGCGACCTCGGTCCAGGCAGTGAGAACAGTGCCGAGGCACACATCGACAACGCGCGCCGACAACTCGACCGAGCCCAGCGTCTGCGTGAGCGAGCGGCGGATCGGACGGGCGAGAAACGCATTCGCAAAACTGCACGGGCCGTCCGGACGTACGGCATCGCCACCAACCAGGCGCTCGTGGCCCTCAAGCAACTCGATCGAGAGACCAGCCCCCAGGTAACGCTGACCCGGCGGGCGGACCCGATCCGCAACGGATCGACGACGACCCAATACACGCTCGTGGGTCGCGTCGTGGACCCGACTGGCCTCGACGAGGTGAACCTGACGGCGACGATCAACGACGACCGGACAGTCCCGATCCGCCTTCGGGGAGGGTATGCCAACGCCTCTTTCGCGACGACGATCAATCTAACCGACCGTGTCAATACGATCGATGTGACGGTCGTCGAGGGTCGCGACACGACGTCACAACGCGACAACGGCAAACAGAAACAGAAGGGCAAGGACAAGCAGAAAAAGAAGAACAAACAGAAAGACAAGGACAAGCAGTCAGGCAATTCTGACGATCAAACCGGTCAGGAAACTCGGACCAGTGCGGTCGTGCTCCGGCTGGACGGCGATGGCTTGCCCGACACCTACGAGGAGAACGTCACGGGGACGGACCCGCTCGATCCGGACAGTGATTCGACGCTTACCGAGGCCAACGAGGCAGACAACGGGACGATCGACGCTTACGAGGACTTCGATGAGGACGGACTGACGACGCTGCGCGAGCGAGAGCTGAGCACGGATCCCCTAGAGTCGGACACAGACGGCGACGGCCTGCCGGACGGGTTCGAACAGTACGTCACGGGGACGGACCCGCTTGAGGCTGACACTGACGGCGACGGGACGCCCGATGGCGAGGCAGACCCCGACGACGACGGGCTGACCAACGTCGAGGAGTACGAGGCCGAGACGTCACCACAATACGCCGACATTGACCGCGATGGACTGACCGATCCCCAGGAGTTGGCCAACGGCACGAATCCGTGGCAGGCCGACACCGACGACGACGGTCTGGACGACGGCGTCGAGCCGACCGACCCCTTCAACACTGATCCGCTGGACCCCGACACTGACGACGATGGCGTGCTGGATGGCAACGAGACCTACACGACGACTGCCCGGAACGAGAGCGTCGGCGCTGAGGTCGAACTGACCGGGCAGGGCAACGTTGCCGGTGGGGTGACTGTCGCAGAGCAAACCGAACGCTTCGCCCAGGGCGACCGCGTCGCGAACATGAGCGTCTCCGAGATCGTCGAGATCGAATCGGCAGCGGATTTCGAGTCAGCGAACGTTACGATCGAGTACGACGATTCGCTGCCGGCAGCGAGTAACGAATCGGACCTGATGGTGGTCACCTACGACCGCGAGAAGCAGTTGTACGTGCCGCTGAACTCGACGATCGACGCGGCGAACAACACCGTCACGGCCGAGACAGAACACTTCTCGACGTTCGCGGTGTTCTCGATTTCGAACTGGGCAAGTGATATTTCCGCCAAACGACCTGCGAACCGGAGCAAGTCCGGCGACAATGGGAGTATCCAGCCGGTGGACGTGCAGTTCATCATCGACTCCTCGGGATCGATGGACTGGAACGATCCCCAGGAGTTCCGCAAACAGGCAGCCAAAGAGTTCGTCGGTGCGCTCGTCGAGGGTGACCGGGCGGGCGTCGTGGACTTCGACGGCGACGCCCACGTCGCCCAGCAACTCACGACGGACTTCGGGGCGGTCAACGTCACGATCGAGCAGTTGGACGCCCAGGGAGGAACGAACATCGGTTCGGGCGTTGGGAGAGCCAATCAGCACTTCGCGACAGCCAGCAACGACTCGCGGGCGAAGGTCGCGATCTTGCTGACCGACGGCCAGGGATCTGGCGGGCTTGCCCAGGCACAGACGGCGGCCGACCAGGGCATCACCATCCACACGATCGGGTTTGGTGGGGCCGACGGGTCTAAACTCTCGGAGATCGCCGAAATCACTGGAGGCACCTACAACTACGTCTCGGACGCCTCGGAGTTACCGAACGTGTTCTCGCGGGTCGCCGAGGAAGTCGAGCCACAAGATTCAGACGGTGACGGCCTGCCGGATAGCCTCGAAACGAACGGGATTCCGATCGGACATACGGGCTACGGGAGCACACACGTCGAAACCAATCCGGACGCCCAGCATTCGGACGACGACGGTCTCACTGATGGCGAGGAGGTTGGAACGTATCGTGAGGAGACGTTCTCGTTTGCGGTGAACGAGCAATCACGGACTCAGGTCGCCCAGTACTACGAGTTACAGAGCAATCCAGCGTTGAACGATTCCGACGATGATGGGCTCACTGATCTCCAAGAGAACAGCTCTTGGAAAATTCAGACGATCAACAAAAGCGGGCGAGCTTACCGCTGGGCCGGCAGCGTCGAGCAAGATCCCACTGGGATCATCTGGGTGTCGTCCGATCCCATGGTGAAAGACACGGACGGCGACGGACTGAACGATTCCGAGGAGAAAGAGTACACGCATACTGACCCGGAACAGCGACTCACGTATACGATCGCGGGCGAGCCACGCGGGCTGGTCACCGATATCAAGAATGGTGATCAGCCCGTGGTGGATCGGCCCGACTACAGGAACTACAATACTCAGACGAGACATTTCTACGAAGCCTCGTACTCCTTACTCAATCTGCAGCGACCGGACAGCCCACTCACCGACGCAACGGCGGATTACGACTTCGTCACCGACGGATTGGCACCGCAGGCCGGGGACGGTACGTATTCGGTGACCGAAGCCTGGGAAAAACTGACGTTCACGGCCCTCGACGGGACGACCCGGACAGACGTCGCAATGCCAAATGCTGTCGAAGTGAAACACGATCTCGATCCGTGGGATCCCGACAGCGACGACGATGGGTTGACTGACGGCCAAGAACACAACTGGCTAACGCACGTGCCCGCTGACACGCCACCCGTTAGGTCAGGATATAGTGTACAACATGAGGTTAAACATGACCGGACGCTCGATCTAGATCCCGCGAAGAATGACACAGACGGCGACGGCTACTGGGACGGCTGGATCGGCGTCCACGGTGTCGGGTATTCGGAGAACGTAATTCTGTATCGAGAGCACTTACAGTCGGGCAACGGCATCGAAGGTGACGAACGCGTCGACGAACAGGTCGGGATTCACGAGGTCGAGTCAGACGATCCGGGGGCACGTCTCATCGCGAACGGCCCGAAGTACCACTCGAACGTCCACATCGGGGAGTTGCACTGGCGAGACTACGATCCGAGCCAAACGGCGGATCCTACTGACCCCGCGAGCACGCCGGATCCATCCCTCGATGTCGAAGTAGATCGATACGTCGATGCTGATTCGACGGCACTCGACGTTCTCGACGATGCAGAACAGAACTACGCATTATACGGGATGGATGTCGACTTCCACGTCGACCAGACTGACATCGATGACGATGATCTCACGGAGTCGACCCTTCGCTGTTATGGGCTGTATGGCGCCACAAATTGTGTCGAGGAAGAGAACGACTATACACCGCCGATTTCACTCACAGACGCACAGTGGATCGAGCGTGAGTACCACGATAACCAGTCGCGAGCCTACATGTTCGTCACGACGGAAGGTGGCGAAAATCCGCTACCGAAGATTAAGGATTTCAGTGGTCGCCAGGGAATCGCCTCGACGGATGGTTCTGACTGGGCGTGGGGACAGATCGAAGGATTCGGATTCGGGACACTCGTCCTCACTGACGATCACACGGGATCGAGCACGCCGACTGATACCCATCTCCAGAAGACAATCGTCCACGAGACTGGACACTTGCTCGGTGCCGGACGCGCTGACGACGGAGATCGCCCATTCAACATTCCCAATGAAGTGTATAGTGGAAAACCAGGTGACGATACAGAGGAAAATGTAGAACTTGAAGGAGATGCTAGGACGCAATGGAGCGTCATGAGTGGTGGTTGGAACGAGTATATTGGAAACCATCCGATGAATGAGCGATATATTGCTTTCAGTGTCGAAGAACTAATGACAATTGAGTTTGAGAATATCGACTCTATAGGTGGTTGA
- a CDS encoding TRAM domain-containing protein yields the protein MDELWFVAGGVVLVLVIVAILWLGRSSEQAASQQAHEAAQGREPPVEVGDVYEFGVVEFTEHHSGELIAVGKVEGFVLFTEDVPRDVSEGDVIRGKVLSFNEGRTSADATFVDTR from the coding sequence ATGGATGAACTCTGGTTCGTCGCCGGCGGGGTAGTCCTCGTCCTCGTTATCGTGGCGATCCTGTGGCTCGGACGGTCGTCGGAGCAGGCAGCGTCACAGCAGGCACACGAGGCCGCCCAGGGCCGGGAGCCGCCGGTCGAGGTCGGCGACGTCTATGAGTTCGGCGTCGTCGAGTTCACCGAGCACCACTCCGGCGAGCTGATCGCCGTCGGGAAAGTCGAGGGGTTCGTGCTGTTTACCGAGGATGTCCCGAGGGACGTCAGCGAGGGCGACGTCATCCGCGGGAAAGTCCTCTCGTTCAACGAGGGACGGACCTCGGCCGACGCGACGTTCGTCGACACACGCTGA
- the thsA gene encoding thermosome subunit alpha, with amino-acid sequence MGNQPLIVLSEDSQRTSGKDAQSMNITAGKAVAESVRTTLGPKGMDKMLVDDAGSVVVTNDGVTILEEMDIEHPAANMIVEVAQTQEDEVGDGTTTAVVIAGELLTKAEDLLDQDIHATILAQGYRQAAEKAKEILEENAIDISADDTEKLESIAATAMTGKGAESARDTLSELVVQAVQSVADENEIDTDNVQLETVVGGSIDESELVEGVLIDKERVHENMPYAVEDADVALLDTAIEVRETEVDAEVNVTDPDQLQEFLDQEEEQLEEMVEKLKAAGADVVFCQKGIDDMAQHYLAQEGILAVRRAKTSDMKALSRATGARLVSNIDDITEEDLGFAGSVAQKEVAGDSRIFVEDVEDAKAVTMILRGGTEHVADEVKRAIEDALGVVRVTLEDGKVLPGGGAPEAELALGLRAYADSVGGREQLAVEAFADAIDVVPRTLAENAGLDPIDSLVDLRSQHDGGQQGVGLDAYTGDVVDMEDDGVVEPLRVKTQAVESATEAAVMILRIDDVIAAGDLKGGGTDDDEDEGPGAGGPGGMGGGMGGMGGMGGMGGAM; translated from the coding sequence ATGGGTAACCAGCCCCTTATCGTACTCTCAGAGGACAGCCAGCGAACCTCCGGGAAAGACGCGCAGTCGATGAACATCACGGCCGGGAAGGCCGTCGCCGAGTCCGTCCGGACCACACTGGGTCCGAAGGGCATGGACAAGATGCTCGTCGACGACGCCGGCAGCGTCGTCGTCACCAACGACGGCGTGACCATCCTCGAAGAGATGGACATCGAGCATCCGGCCGCGAACATGATCGTCGAAGTCGCCCAGACCCAAGAGGACGAGGTCGGCGACGGGACGACCACGGCAGTCGTCATCGCGGGCGAACTTCTGACGAAGGCCGAGGATCTCCTCGATCAGGACATCCACGCCACCATTCTCGCACAGGGCTATCGCCAGGCCGCAGAGAAGGCAAAAGAGATTCTCGAGGAGAACGCCATCGACATCTCCGCCGATGACACCGAGAAGCTCGAATCCATCGCCGCGACGGCGATGACCGGCAAAGGCGCCGAGTCCGCCCGGGACACGCTCTCGGAGCTCGTCGTCCAGGCCGTCCAGTCAGTGGCCGACGAAAACGAGATCGACACGGACAACGTCCAGCTCGAAACCGTCGTCGGCGGTTCGATCGACGAGTCCGAACTCGTCGAAGGCGTCCTCATCGACAAGGAGCGCGTTCACGAGAACATGCCCTACGCCGTCGAGGACGCCGACGTCGCGTTGCTCGACACCGCAATCGAAGTCCGCGAGACCGAGGTCGACGCCGAGGTCAACGTCACCGACCCCGACCAGCTCCAGGAGTTCCTCGACCAGGAAGAAGAACAGCTCGAAGAGATGGTCGAGAAACTCAAGGCGGCCGGTGCTGACGTCGTCTTCTGTCAGAAGGGCATCGACGACATGGCCCAGCACTACCTCGCCCAGGAGGGCATTCTCGCGGTCCGCCGCGCGAAAACCTCCGACATGAAGGCTCTCTCGCGTGCCACGGGCGCACGCCTCGTCTCCAACATCGACGACATCACCGAGGAAGACCTCGGCTTTGCCGGCAGCGTCGCCCAGAAGGAAGTCGCTGGCGACAGCCGGATCTTCGTCGAAGATGTCGAGGATGCCAAGGCCGTCACGATGATCCTCCGCGGTGGCACCGAACACGTCGCCGACGAGGTCAAACGCGCCATCGAGGACGCGCTGGGTGTCGTCCGCGTCACGCTCGAAGACGGCAAGGTCCTGCCTGGCGGTGGGGCTCCGGAAGCAGAACTCGCACTGGGCCTGCGTGCCTACGCCGACTCCGTGGGCGGGCGCGAACAGCTGGCCGTCGAGGCCTTCGCGGACGCGATCGACGTCGTCCCGCGCACGCTCGCCGAGAACGCCGGACTCGACCCGATCGACTCGCTGGTCGACCTGCGCAGCCAGCACGACGGTGGCCAGCAGGGCGTCGGACTGGACGCCTACACTGGCGACGTCGTCGACATGGAAGACGACGGTGTCGTCGAACCGCTGCGCGTCAAGACCCAGGCTGTCGAAAGTGCGACGGAGGCCGCCGTGATGATCCTCCGCATCGACGACGTCATCGCTGCCGGCGACCTCAAGGGCGGCGGCACTGACGACGACGAAGACGAAGGACCCGGTGCCGGCGGCCCTGGCGGTATGGGCGGCGGCATGGGCGGCATGGGCGGCATGGGCGGCATGGGCGGCGCGATGTAA
- a CDS encoding KH domain-containing protein: MQHVKIPQDRIGVVIGEGGETMREIEDRAEVRLDIDSETGQVAIESVGDPVTGLKGPDIVKAIGRGFAPEDAFRLLEEDMALFDVVDIDAAARNPNDLKRIKGRLIGEDGRTRELMEELTGAAVVIYGSTLSIIGGPEQVEAVRDATEMILDGAPHGSVYSFLERRHNEMKRAGLEYHQFTG; encoded by the coding sequence ATGCAACACGTGAAGATTCCGCAGGACCGGATTGGTGTGGTGATCGGCGAGGGAGGTGAGACGATGCGAGAGATCGAAGATCGGGCCGAGGTTCGCTTGGACATCGATTCCGAGACCGGCCAGGTCGCTATCGAGTCGGTCGGCGATCCCGTCACCGGCCTGAAAGGGCCGGATATCGTGAAGGCGATCGGGCGCGGATTCGCCCCCGAAGACGCCTTCCGATTGCTCGAAGAAGACATGGCGCTGTTCGACGTCGTCGACATCGACGCTGCTGCGCGCAATCCGAACGATCTCAAACGCATCAAAGGTCGACTCATCGGCGAAGACGGTCGAACCCGGGAGTTGATGGAGGAATTGACTGGCGCAGCGGTCGTCATCTACGGGTCGACACTATCGATCATCGGCGGCCCCGAACAGGTCGAAGCCGTCAGGGACGCCACGGAAATGATCCTCGACGGCGCGCCACACGGGTCGGTGTATTCGTTCCTCGAACGCCGCCACAACGAGATGAAGCGAGCCGGTCTGGAATACCACCAGTTCACCGGCTAA